A section of the Ruania halotolerans genome encodes:
- a CDS encoding nucleotide sugar dehydrogenase, giving the protein MSADVVVLGLGYVGLPLAQEAARQGLRVVGLDISAPVVEQLNAGRSHIDDLSDADIAEMLAAGFQATTDESVIDDSTAVVVCVPTPLAQDGAPDLGAVTGAVSTIARHVHPGLLVVLESTTWPGTTEEIVQPVLEGGGLEVGVDIHLAFSPERIDPGNAVYGIKNTPKVVGGVTPACTEKAAAFYSRFIDTVVPAKGTREAETSKLLENTFRHINIALVNEMARFCHELGIDLWNVIDLAKTKPFGFQAFYPGPGVGGHCIPIDPNYLSYTVRTRLGYPFRFVELAQEVNSGMPAYVTRRAQDLLNEDAKALRGANVLLLGVTYKPNIADQRESPAVPLAEHLLTGGANVTFHDPNVTTWHLGHDPATSRSLERVPDLDEAVRSADLVILVQNHSSYDLDSLTSAAHRFFDTRGVTTQPEVHRL; this is encoded by the coding sequence GTGTCAGCAGATGTCGTCGTCCTCGGGCTGGGCTATGTCGGACTACCCCTGGCTCAGGAAGCAGCGCGTCAAGGTCTTCGAGTGGTCGGTCTCGACATCAGCGCGCCGGTGGTGGAACAGCTGAATGCGGGCCGGTCCCACATCGATGACCTGAGCGACGCAGACATCGCGGAGATGCTCGCCGCCGGATTCCAGGCGACCACAGACGAGTCGGTCATCGACGACTCCACCGCCGTGGTGGTCTGCGTTCCCACCCCGCTCGCCCAGGACGGCGCTCCCGACCTCGGCGCCGTGACGGGTGCCGTCAGCACCATTGCGCGTCATGTACACCCGGGCCTGCTCGTTGTGCTGGAGTCCACCACATGGCCGGGAACTACCGAGGAGATCGTCCAGCCGGTGCTAGAGGGAGGCGGCCTCGAGGTTGGGGTAGATATCCACCTGGCTTTCTCCCCGGAGCGGATCGATCCCGGCAACGCTGTCTACGGCATCAAGAACACCCCGAAGGTTGTCGGCGGCGTCACTCCAGCCTGCACCGAGAAGGCGGCGGCCTTCTATTCGCGCTTCATCGACACAGTGGTCCCCGCGAAGGGAACGCGTGAAGCAGAGACGTCGAAGCTGCTCGAGAATACGTTCCGGCACATCAACATCGCGTTGGTGAACGAGATGGCACGGTTCTGCCACGAACTCGGGATCGACTTGTGGAACGTGATCGACCTCGCGAAGACGAAGCCGTTCGGGTTCCAGGCGTTCTACCCGGGGCCGGGCGTCGGTGGGCACTGCATCCCGATCGATCCGAACTACCTCAGCTACACCGTGCGGACCCGCCTGGGCTACCCGTTCCGGTTCGTCGAACTCGCCCAGGAAGTGAACTCTGGGATGCCGGCGTATGTCACCCGGCGGGCGCAGGACCTGCTCAACGAGGATGCCAAGGCGCTGCGCGGCGCAAACGTTCTACTGCTCGGTGTTACCTACAAGCCGAATATCGCGGACCAACGTGAGTCACCGGCTGTACCGCTTGCCGAACACCTTCTCACCGGCGGTGCGAACGTAACATTCCACGACCCGAACGTCACCACCTGGCATCTCGGTCACGACCCGGCCACCAGCCGTTCCTTGGAGCGAGTACCGGACTTGGACGAAGCAGTCCGTTCAGCTGACCTGGTGATCCTGGTGCAGAACCACTCCAGCTACGACTTGGACTCGCTCACCTCAGCCGCTCACCGGTTCTTTGACACCCGGGGTGTCACGACCCAGCCGGAGGTGCACCGGCTGTGA